The Corvus moneduloides isolate bCorMon1 chromosome 16, bCorMon1.pri, whole genome shotgun sequence genomic sequence TGAGCCaagaagaggagggaagaacTGGAGGTGGAATGTGGTTGTGTTTTGTTACTTGAAAAGACACTGAGCTTGTGTTCTTACTCCCTGCTTTGCCTCCCAGATGGTGGGAATTGGGACGTCCGATGTGAACCTGGACAAGTACCGTCACACCTTCTGCAGCCTGCTGGGCAAGGACGAGGACAGCTGGGGACTCTCTTACACAGGTAACACAGACAGGGGGGCTGGATGGGCAGCAGTAGCCCAAGAGGTGCCCCCAGACCTGTGAATCCCTTCATTAAGGACACCAGAGCAGCTGCCGACAGCTCACAGCCCTTGGAGCGTCTCTCCTGGCCCGTGTTTTGCAGAGCCCTTAGACCTGGTGTGGGACCCTCCAGGGCACCAGGGTGCTACTGTCACATCACCACTTCGGGGTTTCAGTGCTGGAGTTGTAAAACCACAACTTTCCCCTTTCTAGCAGCCACTCTGGGATGGGAGGGCAAGGATCAGGCAGTGCAGGGATGTTTCTGGCACTGAGCGAGGCTGTACCAGCAGCATGGGAGTTGGGATGAATTCCTGGAGTGCAGGTTTTCCACAGAATGCCATTTTTTGGGTGTGTTTTCAGGACTGCTGCATCACAAGGGAGACAAAACAAACTTCTCCTCGAGGTTTGGCCAGGGCTCCATTATTGGGGTGCATTTGGACACGTGGCACGGGACGCTCACATTCTTCAAGAACCGCAAGTGCATAGGTGAGagccagggatggggtgggaggaactcgagcctggctgcagcagaaaacactgagaaagcagaagaccAAGGTGTGAAGTGAGTGGGGGGAAGATCACATTTCTTGTTTAATAGATTGGGAGTTCAGAAAGCTTTTCCCAAGGGCTCGGGGTAGGTGAGAGGGGGGAGATCCCTCTGTCTAAACTAACATGCCCTCCCTggtgctgtgccctggcaggggtggcagCCACGAAGCTGCAGAACAAGAAGTTTTACCCCATGGTGTGCTCGACGGCGGCCAAGAGCAGCATGAAGGTGATCCGGTCCTGCGCCAGCTGCACGTCCCTGCAGTACCTGTGCTGCTTCCGCCTGCGCCAGCTCCTGCCCGACTACGTGGACACGCTGGaggtgctgcccctgcccccgGGACTCAAGCAGGTGCTGCAAAACAAACTGGGCTGGGTCTTGAGCATGAACTATAGCACGTCGaagccttcctcctcctcgtcctcggGGAGCGACTCGGACAGCTCGTGCAGCTCGGATGCGGAGGCCTGCCAAAGGAAGAGGTGCAGGAGGACATAATGGCTCTGCACACCAGGTGGGTGGGGGTTTGTTGTGTTGTCTGTGAGGGCCAGCCAAGCCTGATGCACCTCTTCCTTCATGGGGACATCCATTTCTACGTGTTGGCAAAGATTTCTCCAGTGCTGTGGAAATCTTTGGCCTCGACATCCATCGCAGGCATTTAGAAGAGTTGCTGGCTCCAAGAGATGCCAGTTCTGACACAAGAAAATTGTGGTGAAATGTCTGAGCTTCATCTCCTGACTTGCTATGGAAGCCAGCACCTCTTCCTGAaggatctctcttctccctgtTGGCACAGACAACGTTTAAGAAATTGGACTTGATgacaggagttggacttgataatctttgtggctcctttccagctcaggatattgTGATGATTAAAGCGGCCTCCTGGTTGGAGTGTACTGGATTCCAGTCAGACAATGGACCTGACTCATCGAGACACAATCCCAGGCCAGTCCTctcctctctgtgtgtgtagGTTTGGTGTCTGCCATGACCTCGTCCCGCTCTGGGGCacaacagagcagcagctggagggaaagGGCCCCCAGAGACACTGCTGGGAGCAGGTacaggagctgagctgtgggtGGTCTTCCTCGAGCCCCCGGGGACTTTGAATTGCTTTGCATGTTggttcctgctgcttctcctctgtcCACGACTGTGTTAAACTGTAATAATAAAAGTAGAAGCTGTCTGTTGTTCCTCTTGGGGCCCTTGAAGGCAGGAAGCTGCAGGTGCTTGTCAAAAACAGCCTGGGCAGCAGTGTGGAGGGGAGGTTTTGGCTGCAGCAGTTGTGTGtcagagctggaggaggtgaAGGCAGCAGAGATGCCCTTGTCTCTGTGCAGGGCTCTTGTGCTTCCCACTGAACCAGAAGTCTGGCTGGGGTGATGTTCAgtggagccaggctgctgcctgtggctgtgcACTGGGAGGGTTTATAGTGCCTGTCCTCTGGCAGGTCACGCTGGGacaaacaccccaaacccccacccCAGAGCCTGGCAATCAGAGCCACCCCTCCAAGACTTTGTGGTCATGCTGAGAGGAAATGCTGGATTAGGATCTGGACAAGTGACTGATTGTGTAGTGGCCTCGTGCCACTGCCAGGGAACGGGCTCTGTGCTCCCACAGGACTGGTGCCAGTCCCTGCAGGGCCTGTGGACAGCCCATGGGGCTTTTCCCCAGCCTGTGAGCTCTCTTCTGGTGGACAGCTGAGGATTCAGCACTGAGCTGGTGCTGTTAGCCTTGCAAAGGGCATTGGAAAGCGGAACAGGGCTGAGGTATGGACGGGAAATGGCTTTTAACCAGTTCTCTCTGTGGGTTTCCTCCCAACaagttccagctgctgccttttcctttcccaccaCAGACCCCCATAGGGTCAGGTAAAACTTGCACCATGTGCACTTACTCCTTGCTAAGCTCATTCCCAGATCCTGAAGCGAAGATGGCTCTTGCTCCTCTGGGGCCAGGCTTTGAATGAGAACCTTACTGCAGCAGTAAGGCCCTGTCTGTGCCTCTGGatctgtgctgcagccagaacAAGCTTGCCTGGTTTGCTCTTCCCCAGAAACTGattcaggcagcagcagctggaggcagaggaatccctggcagggaggaaggtggTTTGGAGGGGCCCTCCCGCTCCTGCAGCGCTGGTTGTTCCAAGGGAGGAAGTTCAGGAGTTCTGTGTCACTGTGGAAAGCCCCAGTGAACAATCCCAAACCTCAGCAGGCACTGGGGGAGCCCTGACCCACCCCCGTCCTGGCTGTGGCTATTTCTGAGTAATAATGGAGCGTATGCTTTGGAAAAAGAGAATCCCATCCTAACCCACCATTTCCCATGGATTTTCTACAGCTTATCCAGCATTTTCTCGTGTTGGGAGTTCAGTGAACAAactcccctgctctgccctgagctgtgTTACCCCAAGGATGTAGTTCCCCTCTGGCCAGCTGGTTTTGACAGCTGGCAGGTGTTTTCCAAAGTGACTCAAACAGGACCCACCTGTCCCTGGAAGCCACAGCAGGATCTACAGTAACAGATCCCACAAAGAGCCAGAGCAGGACATGCAGTCAGGCCACGCTGAAGAAAACACATGGCTTGTCCAACACCTCACCTGCAAAGATAGAGCTACCCCCAGCCCCTGTTCCAACATTCCTTAGCTCTCACAGGAGACAGACAGCTTTCCAGCCAGTGGGATAGAAAGCTGGGGGAGCTAAAAGAGGAAATGAGAGCCAAGAGGCTGAAGAAAGCATCTGTAAGGAGACATTTATTGATGTGCAAGTCTCTGTTCTGAAGGAGAATCAGCTGCTTCCCCTGGCCaggctcctggctgcagctcgGCCCCAGCCGAGCACTGGCAGATAAAAGGAGTGACCAGCACCACCCCCAGTCCCTCTGCGGGGATCAGGACAGAACCAGAACAAGGCTGGGCTTAGAGATGTGGCAGGGCCAGCTTGCCCTAGCACAGTGGTCTCTGCCACTGATGTCCCATGTCACTGGGATGCTCAGAGGGTGTCATTTGTCACCTTCTGTGCTGCATTCTCCATGGGCCTTTGAGCACATGAGAAGAGGCAGCAGTTAGCACAGATGCT encodes the following:
- the SPSB3 gene encoding SPRY domain-containing SOCS box protein 3 isoform X2 codes for the protein MEPARTMAELIRTSADAYLSGSSMARRPRSSRAWHFVLSGVRREADSRAGARGWGYDSDGQHSDSDSEPEFSSLSPSIPSAIPVTGESYCNCENQSEAPYCSSLHALHRVRDCRCGEEDEYFDWVWDDLNKSTATLLTCDNRKVNFHMEYSCGTAAIRGNKELADGQHFWEIKMTSPVYGTDMMVGIGTSDVNLDKYRHTFCSLLGKDEDSWGLSYTGLLHHKGDKTNFSSRFGQGSIIGVHLDTWHGTLTFFKNRKCIGVAATKLQNKKFYPMVCSTAAKSSMKVIRSCASCTSLQYLCCFRLRQLLPDYVDTLEVLPLPPGLKQVLQNKLGWVLSMNYSTSKPSSSSSSGSDSDSSCSSDAEACQRKRCRRT
- the SPSB3 gene encoding SPRY domain-containing SOCS box protein 3 isoform X3, translated to MARRPRSSRAWHFVLSGVRREADSRAGARGWGYDSDGQQHSDSDSEPEFSSLSPSIPSAIPVTGESYCNCENQSEAPYCSSLHALHRVRDCRCGEEDEYFDWVWDDLNKSTATLLTCDNRKVNFHMEYSCGTAAIRGNKELADGQHFWEIKMTSPVYGTDMMVGIGTSDVNLDKYRHTFCSLLGKDEDSWGLSYTGLLHHKGDKTNFSSRFGQGSIIGVHLDTWHGTLTFFKNRKCIGVAATKLQNKKFYPMVCSTAAKSSMKVIRSCASCTSLQYLCCFRLRQLLPDYVDTLEVLPLPPGLKQVLQNKLGWVLSMNYSTSKPSSSSSSGSDSDSSCSSDAEACQRKRCRRT
- the SPSB3 gene encoding SPRY domain-containing SOCS box protein 3 isoform X4, whose product is MARRPRSSRAWHFVLSGVRREADSRAGARGWGYDSDGQHSDSDSEPEFSSLSPSIPSAIPVTGESYCNCENQSEAPYCSSLHALHRVRDCRCGEEDEYFDWVWDDLNKSTATLLTCDNRKVNFHMEYSCGTAAIRGNKELADGQHFWEIKMTSPVYGTDMMVGIGTSDVNLDKYRHTFCSLLGKDEDSWGLSYTGLLHHKGDKTNFSSRFGQGSIIGVHLDTWHGTLTFFKNRKCIGVAATKLQNKKFYPMVCSTAAKSSMKVIRSCASCTSLQYLCCFRLRQLLPDYVDTLEVLPLPPGLKQVLQNKLGWVLSMNYSTSKPSSSSSSGSDSDSSCSSDAEACQRKRCRRT
- the SPSB3 gene encoding SPRY domain-containing SOCS box protein 3 isoform X1, with the protein product MEPARTMAELIRTSADAYLSGSSMARRPRSSRAWHFVLSGVRREADSRAGARGWGYDSDGQQHSDSDSEPEFSSLSPSIPSAIPVTGESYCNCENQSEAPYCSSLHALHRVRDCRCGEEDEYFDWVWDDLNKSTATLLTCDNRKVNFHMEYSCGTAAIRGNKELADGQHFWEIKMTSPVYGTDMMVGIGTSDVNLDKYRHTFCSLLGKDEDSWGLSYTGLLHHKGDKTNFSSRFGQGSIIGVHLDTWHGTLTFFKNRKCIGVAATKLQNKKFYPMVCSTAAKSSMKVIRSCASCTSLQYLCCFRLRQLLPDYVDTLEVLPLPPGLKQVLQNKLGWVLSMNYSTSKPSSSSSSGSDSDSSCSSDAEACQRKRCRRT